The genomic DNA CCGGCATCGACTTGGTCTGTCGGACCGATCAAGCCTGGGATCGTCACATTTCGTACCGGGACCCGGATGCGAGATATCACTGACGGAACGACAAATACGATCATGATGGCTGAGGCTCAAATTGGTCTAAACAATGGGCAATGGGATCCAAACCAGCCGCGTAGACCATATTATCGAGTTGTGACCGGAACACGTTTGGAACGTGCCGCTTCCTCATCAGGCCGAGTTTGGGATACACGCCAGGCGCATATTGATGAAATTAACACCTACTACGATGCTTGCCTGGATATGTATGATTCCGGAACTGGATGGAACTCAGCAAGCGATGAGCAAGGCCGATTTTGGGCAGCTGGGACAGTTTACCGCGGACCGTGGATTACGACTCTTGTCGGCCCCAACGCTGGTCCATCTTGTGACAACGACACATCTGTAACGGACATGATGCTCAAAGAGCCAAGTAGCTACCACACCGGAGGCGTCAACCTTGTCCTTGGTGATGGCTCAGTCAAGTTTGTCTCGGATAGTGTTGACCAGGCATTATGGCTTTCAGCTGGTTCGATTGCTGGTGGTGAGACCATGGGTGAATGGTAACTTCTGAAGAAGAGAATTCGATTGATTTGAGGAGTATTTTTTATGTTACGATCTTTGTGGCTTTTGTTGTTTCTCTGTAGTGTATCATTTGTCAGTGTCGGCTGCGGAGGTGGCGACGGGGGAACGCCCGGTGACGCCAATGATCCGGTCGAATCTGGAGAGGACGATGCACTCGATGCAGCCGAAGAAGAAAACCCGGCTCCAGTCAATGAAGACGCGTAAGAGTACCTTTTTCGGAAGTTGCCTCGTGGAGTTCGCTCTCTTCCTTAAGTAGAACCAGTCCGAAAACCTCTGGGATAAAAGCTTTTCTCAACGTTTGAGACAGCGATTTCAAGTTTCAGGATCAGTTCTAAAGAGAGTCCCCACGAAGCAGGAGACACGAAAGTATTTGAGAACGACTTCTCAGCTACGACTCGACTCGACAATTTGAGCATCTTTCGAATTAGTTTGCAGAACCTGCCTCGTGTTGAACAGTATTTTTACAAGAGAAATGCGTTCTTCACGGGCACAAGGTAGAGCAAACTGCTCTAGAAACGGAATCGGCTCTCTTGGTCACCAAGAGAGCCGATTTTTTTATGCCCGTCAACATTCATTCTTGCGGCATCTTTCACGACACGTGCTGAGCAGTCCGT from Thalassoglobus polymorphus includes the following:
- a CDS encoding DUF1559 domain-containing protein; translation: MTTFVSIRKRSKGFTLIELLVVIAIIAILVALLLPAVQQAREAARRSQCKNNLKQLGIAMHNYHDTHGIFPPSPVCGPIDPQGNNKETWSAWSGIGMLLPYIDQAPLYNQANFDYNWNRNDSARNLTNETIQRTIITPLNCPSDPGASKRYTASMSPVSYCFSAGPASTWSVGPIKPGIVTFRTGTRMRDITDGTTNTIMMAEAQIGLNNGQWDPNQPRRPYYRVVTGTRLERAASSSGRVWDTRQAHIDEINTYYDACLDMYDSGTGWNSASDEQGRFWAAGTVYRGPWITTLVGPNAGPSCDNDTSVTDMMLKEPSSYHTGGVNLVLGDGSVKFVSDSVDQALWLSAGSIAGGETMGEW